In the genome of Aphis gossypii isolate Hap1 unplaced genomic scaffold, ASM2018417v2 Contig00118, whole genome shotgun sequence, one region contains:
- the LOC126553284 gene encoding uncharacterized protein LOC126553284 produces the protein MLSTDNGNTNLTTPPPPGGQVDLNPAVAALSTMRLPSFWRHAPEQCVNSVVATLDENGINIVTDLLGPDAKYDLVKNRLIAAYVVPTATRFRSMVQPGGLGDHRPSQLLRDMRNGTADGISDKALKEFWLQKLPPAIRAVLICLDGDLDSVADFADRIMAATTGHDVASVSTYSDVDRFRAIENSILALTTQIAALTTAQARQHRTPRSAAQSTSYRSRSRSRSRPRNNNWCFYHNNFG, from the exons ATGTTGTCCACCGATAACGGCAATACAAATTTGACGACACCCCCACCGCCGGGTGGGCAGGTTGATTTAAACCCCGCCGTGGCGGCACTATCTACCATGCGGCTACCGAGTTTTTGGCGGCACGCGCCCGAGCAATG CGTCAACAGCGTGGTCGCCACGTTAGACGAGAACGGAATCAATATCGTCACAGACCTGCTAGGTCCAGACGCTAAGTACGACCTTGTCAAAAACCGACTTATCGCGGCGTACGTCGTGCCCACCGCCACGCGGTTTCGCTCGATGGTACAGCCCGGCGGTTTGGGTGACCATCGCCCCTCGCAGTTACTGCGTGACATGCGAAACGGAACCGCCGATGGCATCAGCGACAAAGCCCTTAAAGAATTCTGGCTACAAAAACTGCCTCCCGCCATCCGCGCAGTCCTCATTTGTCTCGACGGTGATTTGGATTCGGTCGCCGACTTCGCCGACAGGATTATGGCCGCAACAACGGGTCACGACGTCGCCTCAGTCTCCACCTACAGCGACGTAGATCGCTTTAGGGCTATcgaaaattctattttagcGCTTACCACGCAGATCGCGGCATTGACCACAGCACAAGCTAGACAACACCGGACGCCGCGTTCAGCCGCGCAGTCAACGTCGTATCGATCACGTTCACGCTCAAGATCTCGTCCACGTAACAACAACTGGTGTTTCTACCACAACAATTTCGGTTAG
- the LOC126553280 gene encoding uncharacterized protein LOC126553280, whose translation MEEYCDIVLSQQGREKLVVKGYLMVKDKNRDDLSDNDHNHAPEASRAPVAIANSILKDTARSTTNKPSQIIQSTQSNVSENIKPYLPSYEAQRKKIKRARITHHHTEPNSIDDLNIPDNLKKTLSDQIFLIKESVIGEDKILVFSTVNNVQKLSQSMFWIVDGTFKTVPTIFTQLYTIHAQVGFGDNSRVLPLVYVLMTSKREQCYNQMYQVIMKMQHFLLI comes from the exons ATGGAAGAATATTGTGATATTGTCCTGTCACAACAAGGACGAGAAAAATTGGTAGTGAAAGGTTATTTAAtggttaaagataaaaatagagACGATCT GTCCGACAATGACCATAATCATGCTCCAGAAGCTAGTCGAGCTCCAGTTGCTATTGcaaattctatattaaaag atacaGCCCGGTCTACAACAAATAAACCGTCCCAAATTATTCAATCTACACAATCCAACGTTTCAGAGAATATAAAACCTTATCTTCCTAGTTACGAAGcacaacgaaaaaaaataaagcgtGCACGTATTACTCACCACCATACAGAACCAAATTCAATTGATGATCTTAATATACcggataatttgaaaaaaacactATCTGATCAAATATTTCTCATTAAAGAATCAGTAATag gtgAAGATAAGATACTTGTATTTTCTACTGTGAATAACGTTCAAAAACTCAGTCAATCAATGTTTTGGATAGTTGACGGTACTTTTAAAACAGTGCCTACTATATTTACGCAACTGTATACTATTCACGCACAAGTTGGTTTCGGTGACAACTCTAGAGTTTTGCCTCTAGTATATGTTCTTATGACAAGTAAAAGAGAGCAATGTTATAACCAAATGTATCaggtaataatgaaaatgcaacattttttattaatttag
- the LOC126553281 gene encoding uncharacterized protein LOC126553281, whose amino-acid sequence MLSLAFLPEEEIPDAFKEIKEIMPNNASSFVQWFEDNYTLGEVRRIVRNTEHRNIPLFPPSLWSIYENIDNGIPRTSNHAEAWHRRWNELVGRAHIGLFTLIKELQKEQSKVDADIEAILRGAPKPRPTNVQQKREQRLKTAFDNREGKTRLEYLRGIAHNLTM is encoded by the exons ATGTTGTCTCTTGCATTTTTGCCCGAAGAGGAAATTCCTGATGCATTCAAAGAGATTAAAGAAATCATGCCTAACAATGCAAGTAGTTTTGTGCAATGGTTTGAAGACAATTATACATTAGGTGAAGTCCGTCGTATAGTGCGCAACACCGAACATAGGAACATTCCACTTTTTCCTCCATCGTTGTGGtcaatttatgaaaacattg ataatggtATTCCTAGGACTTCTAACCATGCGGAGGCCTGGCATCGGCGTTGGAATGAATTGGTAGGGAGGGCTCATATTGGTCTGTTTACGCTGATTAAAGAACTTCAGAAAGAACAAAGTAAGGTTGACGCAGATATAGAAGCAATTCTCAGAGGAGCTCCAAAGCCACGACCAACAAATGTTCAGCAAAAACGTGAACAGCGCTTGAAAACGGCTTTTGACAATCGTGAAGGTAAAACACGTCTGGAGTATCTTCGAGGTATTGCTCACAATCTAACCatgtaa